Proteins encoded within one genomic window of Tamandua tetradactyla isolate mTamTet1 chromosome 11, mTamTet1.pri, whole genome shotgun sequence:
- the S1PR5 gene encoding sphingosine 1-phosphate receptor 5 → MESGLLRPAPVSDVVVLHYNYTGKLRGARYQPGAGLRADAAVCLAVCALIVLENLAVLLVLGRHPRFHAPMFLLLGSLALSDLLAGAAYATNILLSGPLTLRLSPALWFAREGGVFVALTASVLSLLAIALERRLTMARRRLAPAARRGRTLALAAAAWGASLLLGLLPALGWNCLGRLDACSTLLPLYAKAYVLFCVLVFLGILAAICALYARIYCQVRANARRLRARPRVGGGISARARRTPRSLALLRTLSVVLLAFVLCWGPLFLLLLLDVACPARACPVLLQADPFLGLAMANSLLNPIIYTLTNRDLRHGLLRLICCGRWPFSRGPGGPPRPGSEAGASGGLHQWLPPGLDGSSSRSEHSSPRREGLDTSGSTCGPGAPIPARTLLPASAAD, encoded by the coding sequence ATGGAGTCGGGGCTGCTGCGGCCAGCGCCGGTGAGCGACGTGGTGGTGCTGCACTACAACTACACCGGCAAGCTCCGAGGCGCGCGCTACCAGCCTGGCGCGGGGCTGCGCGCTGACGCCGCAGTGTGCCTGGCCGTGTGCGCGCTCATCGTGCTGGAGAACCTGGCCGTGCTGCTCGTGCTCGGACGCCACCCGCGCTTCCACGCCCCCATGTTCCTGCTCCTGGGCAGCCTGGCGCTGTCCGATCTGCTGGCCGGTGCCGCCTACGCCACCAACATCCTGCTGTCGGGGCCGCTCACCCTCCGCCTGTCGCCCGCGCTCTGGTTCGCGCGCGAGGGTGGCGTCTTCGTGGCGCTCACCGCGTCCGTGCTGAGCCTGCTGGCCATCGCGCTCGAGCGTCGACTCACCATGGCGCGCCGCCGCCTCGCGCCCGCTGCCCGTCGGGGGCGCACGCTGGCACTGGCGGCCGCCGCCTGGGGCGCGTCGCTGCTGCTTGGGCTGCTGCCCGCCCTCGGCTGGAACTGCTTGGGCCGCCTGGACGCCTGCTCCACCTTGCTGCCGCTCTACGCCAAGGCCTACGTACTCTTCTGCGTGCTTGTCTTCCTGGGGATCCTGGCCGCCATCTGTGCGCTCTACGCGCGCATCTACTGCCAGGTGCGCGCCAACGCGCGCCGGCTGCGGGCGCGACCCCGGGTTGGTGGCGGCATCTCGGCCCGGGCGCGCCGGACGCCGCGCTCCCTGGCCCTGCTGCGCACGCTCAGCGTGGTGCTCCTGGCCTTTGTTCTGTGCTGGGGCCCCCTCTTCCTCTTGCTGCTGCTCGACGTGGCGTGCCCGGCGCGCGCCTGCCCCGTTCTCCTGCAGGCCGACCCCTTCCTGGGCCTGGCCATGGCCAACTCGCTTCTGAACCCCATCATCTACACGCTCACCAACCGCGACCTGCGCCACGGGCTCCTGCGTTTGATCTGCTGCGGCCGCTGGCCCTTCAGCCGGGGCCCGGGTGGCCCCCCACGGCCCGGGAGCGAGGCGGGGGCTTCTGGCGGTTTGCACCAGTGGCTGCCCCCTGGTCTGGACGGCAGCTCCAGCCGCTCCGAGCACTCGTCGCCCCGACGGGAGGGGCTGGACACCAGCGGCTCCACCTGCGGCCCCGGAGCGCCCATCCCTGCCCGGACTCTCCTCCCCGCATCTGCCGCGGACTGA
- the KEAP1 gene encoding kelch-like ECH-associated protein 1 yields MQPEPGPSRAGAHSRFLPTWSQRPEGAGSGVMYAFTECKAEVTPSQHGNRTFSYTLEDHTKQAFGIMNELRLSQQLCDVTLQVKYKDTPAAQFMAHKVVLASSSPVFKAMFTNGLREQGMEVVSIEGIHPSVMERLIEFAYTASISVGEKCVLHVMNGAVMYQIDSVVRACSDFLVQQLDPSNAIGIANFAEQMGCAELHQRAREYIYMHFGEVAKQEEFFNLSHCQLVTLISRDDLNVRCESEVFHACINWVKYDCEQRRFYIQALLRAVRCHSLTPHFLQMQLQKCEILQSDSRCKDYLVKIFQELTLHKPTQVMPCRAPKVGRLIYTAGGYFRQSLSYLEAYNPSDGAWLRLADLQVPRSGLAGCVVGGLLYAVGGRNNSPDGNTDSSALDCYNPMTNQWSPCAPMSVPRNRIGVGVIDGHIYAVGGSHGCIHHNSVERYEPERDEWHLVAPMLTRRIGVGVAVLNRLLYAVGGFDGTNRLSSAECYYPERNEWRMITPMNSIRSGAGVCVLHNCIYAAGGYDGQHQLNSVECYDVETEKWTFVAAMKHRRSALGITVHQGRIYVLGGYDGQTFLDSVECYDPNSDTWSEVTRMTSGRSGVGVAVTMEPCRKQIDQQNCTC; encoded by the exons ATGCAGCCAGAACCCGGGCCTAGCCGGGCGGGGGCCCACAGCCGATTCCTGCCCACGTGGTCACAGCGCCCCGAGGGGGCCGGGAGCGGGGTGATGTACGCCTTCACCGAGTGCAAGGCCGAAGTGACGCCCTCCCAGCACGGCAACCGCACCTTCAGCTACACCCTGGAGGACCACACCAAGCAGGCCTTCGGCATCATGAATGAGCTGCGGCTCAGCCAGCAGCTGTGCGACGTCACGCTGCAGGTCAAGTACAAGGACACGCCGGCCGCCCAGTTCATGGCCCACAAGGTGGTGCTGGCCTCGTCCAGCCCCGTCTTCAAGGCCATGTTCACCAACGGGCTGCGGGAGCAGGGCATGGAGGTGGTGTCCATCGAGGGCATCCACCCCAGCGTCATGGAGCGCCTCATCGAGTTCGCCTACACGGCGTCCATCTCCGTGGGCGAGAAGTGCGTGCTGCACGTCATGAACGGCGCTGTCATGTACCAGATTGACAGCGTCGTCCGCGCCTGCAGCGACTTCCTGGTGCAGCAGCTGGACCCCAGCAACGCCATCGGCATCGCCAACTTTGCCGAGCAGATGGGCTGTGCCGAGCTGCACCAGCGCGCCCGCGAGTACATCTACATGCACTTCGGGGAG GTGGCTAAGCAGGAGGAGTTCTTCAACCTGTCCCACTGCCAGCTGGTGACCCTCATCAGCCGTGACGACCTGAATGTGCGCTGCGAGTCTGAGGTCTTCCACGCGTGCATCAACTGGGTCAAGTACGACTGCGAGCAGAGGCGCTTCTACATACAGGCGCTGCTGCGGGCGGTGCGCTGCCACTCGCTCACGCCGCACTTCCTGCAGATGCAGCTGCAGAAGTGCGAGATCCTGCAGTCGGACTCCCGCTGCAAGGATTACCTGGTCAAGATCTTCCAGGAGCTCACCCTGCACAAGCCCACGCAGGTGATGCCCTGCCGGGCGCCCAAGGTGGGCCGGCTCATCTACACCGCCGGGGGCTACTTCCGCCAGTCGCTTAGCTACCTGGAGGCCTACAACCCCAGCGACGGCGCATGGCTGCGCCTGGCCGACCTGCAGGTGCCCCGCAGCGGGCTGGCGGGCTGCGTGGTGGGCGGGCTGCTCTATGCCGTGGGCGGCCGCAACAACTCGCCCGACGGCAACACCGACTCCAGCGCCCTGGACTGCTACAACCCCATGACCAACCAGTGGTCGCCGTGCGCCCCCATGAGCGTGCCGCGCAACCGCATCGGCGTCGGGGTGATCGACGGGCACATCTATGCCGTGGGCGGCTCCCACGGCTGCATCCACCACAACAGCGTGGAGAG GTATGAGCCGGAGCGGGACGAGTGGCACCTGGTAGCCCCAATGCTGACGCGaaggattggggtgggggtggccgtCCTCAACCGTCTGCTCTATGCCGTTGGGGGCTTCGACGGGACAAACCGGCTCAGCTCCGCTGAGTGCTACTACCCAGAGAGGAACGAGTGGCGGATGATCACGCCCATGAACAGCATCCGAAGTGGGGCAG GGGTCTGCGTCCTGCACAACTGCATCTATGCCGCGGGGGGCTACGACGGGCAGCACCAGCTGAACAGCGTGGAGTGCTACGACGTGGAGACAGAAAAGTGGACCTTTGTGGCTGCCATGAAGCACCGACGGAGCGCCTTGGGCATCACCGTACACCAGGGAAGGATCTACGTCCTCG GGGGCTACGATGGTCAGACGTTCCTGGACAGTGTGGAGTGTTACGACCCGAACTCGGACACCTGGAGCGAGGTGACCCGCATGACATCCGGCCGGAGTGGGGTGGGCGTGGCAGTCACCATGGAGCCCTGCCGGAAGCAGATCGACCAGCAGAACTGCACCTGTTGA